A segment of the Chloroflexota bacterium genome:
CCGAGCATGCCGATCCAGACTGCGACGACCTCGACGCTGTCGCCACCGGTGACGAGGATAGACTCGGTTTCGCTCACGGCCTCGACGGTGCCGACAGCCGGGTTGATCCGGGCCAGCACGTCGCCGGCGGGGGCGTGCACCTGAATCCGGACATGCACGGCCCAGCCGGTGCGAGCCACCTCGCGCACGACGAACTCGGTGAAGTCTCCGGGGAACGGGACGGGCGCGAACCGCCGACCGCCGGGGAAGTGCAGCCGCAGCCAGTCCACCCGGTACGGCGCCCATGTGCCAGTCGCCGGGTCTTGGCCGACCAGGTACCACCGCCGCTGCCAGCCGACCAGATGGTACGGCTCGATCTCGCAACGCTCGCCCCGGTAATCGCAGCGCAACCCCTGATGGTCGCGGATCGCGGCGGCCAACTCGTTGAGCAGTCCCGGATCAACGACTGGGTCCTCGACATTCGAGTCGGTGTTCACCGGGCCGGTGCTGGTGGCCTGGCGCAGCGCGGCCAATCGGCGGCGCAGCTTGTCGGGCAGCACCTGCTCCAGCTTGGTCAGCGCCCGCCCACCAGTCTCCTCG
Coding sequences within it:
- a CDS encoding HTH domain-containing protein, whose product is MRETSARLLTLLGLLQSRFDWSGAELAAQLGVTGRTVRKDIARLRDLGYPVDAVRGPGGRYRLGAGARLPPLLLDEDEAVAVAVGLRAATGMAGFEETGGRALTKLEQVLPDKLRRRLAALRQATSTGPVNTDSNVEDPVVDPGLLNELAAAIRDHQGLRCDYRGERCEIEPYHLVGWQRRWYLVGQDPATGTWAPYRVDWLRLHFPGGRRFAPVPFPGDFTEFVVREVARTGWAVHVRIQVHAPAGDVLARINPAVGTVEAVSETESILVTGGDSVEVVAVWIGMLG